One Vanessa cardui chromosome 14, ilVanCard2.1, whole genome shotgun sequence DNA segment encodes these proteins:
- the LOC124535014 gene encoding uncharacterized protein LOC124535014, translating to MAILDRIPKVEKCCGCVTDLKTAAAIIAVISVVTSPLVSWAIIRHAYIIRVTCVVKTNSSQPDVVDINFSNALSFGFGANAGLGPSCLSRNATDESGLDRRKTNFVKFIRYSGWIVLLADATFLFSGVNFIVKMFKGPDKDAALIFILAGLTAVLLSFVYGMLYVSACVYVGSGFPVYEFFFAGVDLTIWIYFLIVVYSYRQRTS from the exons ATGGCAATTTTAGATAGAATACCTAAAGTGGAGAAATGCTGTGGGTGTGTGACAGATCTCAAAACCGCTGCAGCTATCATAGCAGTTATTAGTGTa GTAACCAGTCCATTAGTATCTTGGGCGATTATACGACATGCTTACATTATTCGAGTAACGTGCGTTGTTAAAACGAACTCATCTCAACCTGATGTTGTGGACATTAATTTTAGTAATGCA CTTAGTTTCGGCTTTGGGGCGAATGCCGGCCTTGGACCTTCATGCCTATCACGCAATGCAACAGACGAGTCGGGCCTGGACAGAAGGAAGACTAACTTTGTTAAGTTTATAAGATATAGTGGCTGGATAGTGCTTTTGGCAGATGCTACCTTCCTCTTCAGCGGCGTTAATTTCATTGTCAAAATGTTCAAA GGTCCTGACAAAGATGcagctttaatttttatactagcAGGCCTAACTGCAGTGTTGCTCTCATTCGTATACGGCATGTTGTATGTCTCAGCATGTGTTTATGTCGGCAGTGGTTTCCCAGTTTACGAGTTCTTTTTCGCGGGTGTCGATTTAACAA TTTGGATCTACTTTTTAATAGTGGTGTATTCCTACAGACAAAGGACTTCTTGA